A genomic region of Luteibacter aegosomatissinici contains the following coding sequences:
- a CDS encoding alpha/beta hydrolase, with translation MNLRRLIASACLLGATLMSQNVLATDSIANDTRLDPTVRTFLTAINKDPSPFWELPQPKPQDILSGLQAQTPVDMSGVKTIEKTIVQDGKTVKLYIMQPEHVKGEPGVLLFIHGGVWIVGNFENHKRLLRDLVVGSGQVGVFVEYTPLPQAKFPTQMEESYAALTWVAAHAGEFGADGRRIAVAGNSVGGDMTAALTLMAKDRKGPKISYQVLFIPATDASVDTESYKLFGTQRFLARDFMKYGWDRYAPDTASRDNPYVSPLRATREQLQGLPPALVITAENDPLRDEGEAYAHKLMDAGVSVAATRYNGTIHDFVLLNALRHVPSTEAALRQASEGIRDHLAK, from the coding sequence ATGAATCTTCGTCGCCTGATCGCCTCCGCCTGCCTGCTGGGAGCTACCCTGATGAGCCAGAACGTCCTTGCCACTGACTCCATTGCCAACGACACCCGTTTGGACCCGACCGTCCGCACCTTCCTCACCGCGATCAACAAGGATCCAAGCCCGTTCTGGGAACTGCCTCAGCCGAAGCCGCAGGACATTCTCTCCGGCCTGCAGGCGCAGACGCCGGTTGACATGTCCGGCGTGAAGACCATCGAGAAGACCATCGTGCAGGATGGCAAGACCGTGAAGCTCTACATCATGCAACCCGAGCATGTGAAGGGTGAGCCGGGCGTACTGCTCTTCATCCATGGTGGTGTGTGGATTGTTGGCAACTTCGAGAATCACAAGCGCCTGCTTCGCGACCTCGTGGTGGGCTCGGGCCAGGTCGGTGTCTTTGTCGAGTACACCCCGCTGCCGCAGGCAAAATTCCCCACGCAGATGGAGGAGTCCTACGCGGCGCTGACCTGGGTGGCCGCGCACGCTGGTGAATTCGGTGCCGACGGTCGTCGCATTGCGGTGGCGGGCAATTCGGTGGGCGGTGACATGACTGCGGCACTCACGTTGATGGCGAAGGACCGCAAGGGTCCAAAGATCAGCTACCAGGTGCTCTTCATTCCCGCCACGGATGCCAGCGTCGACACCGAGTCCTACAAGTTGTTTGGAACACAGCGCTTCCTGGCCCGCGATTTCATGAAGTACGGCTGGGACCGGTATGCCCCGGACACGGCGAGCCGTGACAACCCCTATGTCTCACCGCTTCGAGCCACGCGGGAACAGTTGCAGGGCTTGCCGCCCGCGCTGGTCATCACGGCGGAGAACGATCCCCTGCGTGACGAAGGTGAGGCATACGCACATAAACTCATGGACGCCGGCGTGAGCGTGGCCGCCACCCGCTACAACGGTACGATCCACGACTTCGTGTTGCTGAACGCCTTGCGCCATGTGCCCTCGACCGAAGCCGCCCTTCGCCAGGCCAGCGAAGGCATCCGCGACCACCTGGCAAAATAG
- a CDS encoding AraC family transcriptional regulator: MDMPNHGARKYTFAELVTSSEGRRWTTLSAEVRSHPVSEMPGLVPQDMEVSLAVRGRHDGWVLRSGAGERQRTRPLPGTLWLSPIGIADTDIHVTRPLMRILHLYLPASRFQVLAEEHHLPASSAHSIHYVAGFQDQLIRELGMAVLGELECETSAGRMLVETCSLMLAARLAHRYGDGWSLQVTPPSTRKLDEVRLRRVKDYVLDHIEDDLSVAQLAAVANLSVFHFTRLFSAATGLPPHRYVSHQRLERAMTLLATGRMRLSEIALCCRFSSQASFNRAFRAAVGMTPGQYRRLFVSQSEDEPA; this comes from the coding sequence ATGGACATGCCTAACCACGGCGCCCGCAAATACACGTTTGCCGAGCTGGTCACCTCATCCGAGGGCCGTCGGTGGACGACGCTGTCTGCGGAAGTGCGTTCGCACCCGGTCAGCGAGATGCCGGGCTTGGTGCCGCAGGACATGGAGGTCTCTCTGGCGGTGCGGGGACGCCATGACGGCTGGGTCCTACGGTCAGGGGCAGGGGAGCGGCAAAGGACGCGTCCCTTGCCCGGCACGCTGTGGCTGTCGCCCATCGGCATCGCGGACACCGATATACACGTCACCCGGCCCCTGATGCGGATCCTGCACCTGTACCTGCCAGCTTCCCGCTTCCAGGTGTTGGCTGAGGAACACCACCTTCCGGCTTCGTCCGCGCATTCCATCCATTACGTGGCCGGCTTCCAGGACCAACTGATCCGCGAGCTGGGGATGGCGGTACTGGGCGAACTCGAGTGCGAGACCTCAGCGGGTCGGATGTTGGTCGAAACCTGCTCGCTGATGCTGGCGGCGCGCTTGGCGCATCGATACGGCGATGGGTGGTCGCTGCAGGTGACGCCGCCCTCGACGCGCAAGCTCGATGAGGTGCGGCTTCGTCGTGTGAAGGACTATGTTCTCGACCACATCGAAGACGATCTTTCCGTCGCGCAGTTGGCAGCTGTTGCTAACCTCAGCGTCTTTCACTTCACGCGCCTGTTCAGCGCCGCAACCGGCCTTCCTCCCCACCGCTACGTGAGTCACCAGCGGCTGGAACGCGCAATGACGCTGCTGGCAACGGGGCGTATGCGTCTGAGCGAGATAGCGCTGTGTTGCCGCTTCTCTTCGCAAGCCAGTTTCAATCGCGCTTTCCGCGCCGCCGTCGGCATGACTCCTGGTCAATATCGCCGCCTTTTCGTCTCGCAATCCGAGGACGAACCGGCATGA
- a CDS encoding MarR family winged helix-turn-helix transcriptional regulator — translation MSVQPELLPEPDDFICFALYSAGHAFGRVYRPLLKALGLTYPQYIAMVALWSHDDRTVSELGDTLFLESNTLTPLLKRLEVMGFLSRSRDPRDERQVRVRLTPTGTALRDKASDFSRCVDGSTGLSRVELRKLRSQVLAMRTSLLANADDE, via the coding sequence GTGTCCGTCCAGCCCGAACTCCTTCCCGAGCCCGACGACTTCATCTGTTTCGCCCTGTATTCGGCCGGTCACGCCTTCGGGCGGGTGTACAGGCCGTTGCTCAAGGCGCTTGGTCTGACGTACCCGCAATACATCGCCATGGTCGCCCTGTGGTCGCACGATGACCGGACTGTGAGCGAGCTCGGTGACACGTTGTTTCTGGAGTCAAACACACTCACCCCCTTGCTCAAGCGGCTGGAGGTCATGGGTTTCCTGTCCCGAAGCCGCGATCCCCGTGACGAGCGCCAGGTGCGCGTGCGACTGACGCCGACAGGTACCGCCCTGCGCGACAAGGCCAGCGACTTTTCGCGCTGCGTCGATGGCTCGACGGGCCTTTCGCGTGTCGAACTGCGGAAGCTACGCAGCCAAGTCCTGGCAATGCGGACTTCGCTCCTTGCAAACGCTGACGACGAATGA
- a CDS encoding VOC family protein has translation MAVATFERNDLSPFADMRGHHVAVRTADIEMMKRWYREKLDFRVVAEWSHAHSELAFLAPPADDGFLIEILGGDEASLRETPQFAGFGRSLANPGYHHFCLNVASVDATIAELRARGVDIIVQPFVVEAIDRRIAFFADPFGNVIELAEVLA, from the coding sequence ATGGCTGTCGCCACCTTTGAAAGAAACGATCTGTCGCCTTTTGCCGACATGCGTGGTCACCACGTTGCAGTTCGCACTGCGGACATCGAAATGATGAAGCGGTGGTACCGTGAGAAGCTTGATTTCCGTGTTGTCGCCGAGTGGAGTCACGCCCATTCGGAACTCGCGTTTCTTGCGCCGCCGGCAGACGATGGCTTCCTCATTGAGATTCTGGGCGGGGATGAGGCCAGTCTTCGAGAGACGCCCCAGTTCGCGGGTTTTGGTCGAAGCCTTGCAAATCCTGGCTATCACCACTTCTGTTTGAACGTGGCCAGCGTCGATGCCACAATTGCGGAGCTCCGGGCGCGCGGTGTAGACATTATTGTCCAGCCCTTCGTCGTGGAGGCCATCGATCGCCGGATTGCATTCTTCGCCGACCCATTCGGTAACGTCATCGAATTGGCGGAGGTGCTCGCCTAG
- a CDS encoding alginate export family protein: MLSNPANRTGRWTEGFKYISLNDTGTAYLTTGVEARIRFESYRNVNWGSSPDDSYVWTRLMPFADVHLGNFRVFFQPISSAISGTDRPKGPADTTATDVLQAFADVEIPVESNGSLRLSVGRKLVSFGSGRFIDRRYGTGVPLPFDGFEAVYASSVNQLSGFYLYPVDTGPGTFNDHRSHQKAVWGVYATHWLGPQRLDGFDFYWIGLRDDRAVFDQSTGRQLAQTVGSRLFADDGAWHWNIEGALQFGTFAGHRSRAWGYGVEAGYRFRDARLRPEVSLTADIVSGDDDPDDPRLETLNPLFPNGKYFGALSPIGPRNLIHVRPSVSVYPGRDVALSLTAVGYWRESTADGIYAIPGFLVRSGRQSSARFIGKELEAAASWQVTPELNLASSLSAFVPGQFVRDTGPAHTITMVGFQAMYRF, from the coding sequence ATGCTCAGCAATCCTGCCAATCGTACCGGTCGGTGGACGGAGGGGTTCAAATATATTTCTCTCAACGACACTGGCACGGCCTATTTGACGACTGGCGTTGAGGCGCGTATTCGTTTTGAGAGCTACCGAAACGTCAACTGGGGTTCGTCTCCGGACGACAGCTACGTCTGGACCCGCCTGATGCCCTTCGCTGACGTCCATCTCGGCAATTTCCGCGTGTTTTTTCAACCGATATCCTCTGCGATCTCCGGGACGGACAGGCCGAAGGGGCCGGCGGATACCACAGCCACCGACGTATTGCAGGCCTTCGCCGACGTTGAGATCCCCGTTGAATCCAATGGTTCACTGCGGCTCTCAGTCGGGAGAAAACTGGTGTCGTTTGGTTCCGGACGCTTCATTGACCGGCGGTATGGCACGGGGGTGCCGCTGCCCTTCGACGGTTTTGAGGCCGTGTACGCCAGTTCAGTGAATCAGCTGTCTGGCTTTTATCTTTATCCTGTCGACACGGGGCCCGGCACCTTCAATGATCATCGGTCGCACCAAAAAGCAGTGTGGGGCGTCTATGCGACGCATTGGCTCGGCCCGCAGCGCCTGGATGGGTTCGATTTTTACTGGATCGGTCTACGGGATGACCGGGCTGTGTTTGATCAGAGTACGGGCCGGCAACTGGCGCAGACCGTTGGCTCCCGCCTTTTCGCAGACGACGGAGCTTGGCATTGGAACATTGAGGGTGCACTCCAGTTCGGCACGTTTGCAGGTCATCGATCAAGGGCCTGGGGTTATGGGGTCGAGGCCGGTTATCGCTTCCGTGACGCCCGCCTGCGGCCCGAGGTTTCGCTCACGGCCGACATCGTCTCCGGTGACGATGATCCCGACGACCCGCGACTGGAGACGCTGAATCCGCTCTTTCCGAATGGAAAGTATTTCGGGGCGCTCTCTCCGATAGGCCCAAGGAATCTCATCCACGTGCGACCCTCGGTTTCAGTATATCCCGGTAGGGACGTGGCGTTGTCCCTGACCGCAGTGGGCTATTGGCGGGAGAGCACCGCTGACGGCATCTATGCAATCCCCGGTTTCCTCGTGCGCAGTGGTCGGCAAAGCAGCGCCCGCTTCATCGGCAAAGAGCTGGAGGCGGCGGCCAGCTGGCAAGTGACGCCTGAGCTCAACCTCGCCTCGTCGCTGAGCGCGTTCGTACCTGGTCAATTTGTTCGGGATACCGGACCGGCGCACACGATAACGATGGTCGGATTCCAGGCAATGTATAGGTTCTGA
- a CDS encoding hydrolase encodes MTFRNGLDSLLRPEDSVLVLIDHQPYQLANVNSHDPQAVVNNTTALAKLAKAFGVPTILTSVIAARGGLLFKQVTDVFPDQEVIDRTWVNTWQDSNVVDVVKSTGRKQLIIAGLWTEVCVAMPVVQALGEGWDVTVITDACGGVSVESHQVAIQRMASAGANLMTLMALCGEWQRDWARTEHVEELTDIMIQHIGGSGVAYLWEQQLLRTQPGKDAG; translated from the coding sequence ATGACCTTCCGCAATGGTCTCGACTCGCTGCTTCGGCCCGAGGACTCGGTACTCGTCTTGATTGACCACCAGCCCTATCAGCTTGCCAATGTCAACAGCCACGACCCCCAGGCCGTTGTGAACAACACAACCGCACTGGCCAAGCTTGCAAAAGCCTTTGGCGTTCCGACGATCCTCACAAGTGTCATCGCAGCCCGTGGTGGTCTGCTCTTCAAGCAGGTAACCGACGTATTTCCTGACCAGGAGGTGATTGATCGCACCTGGGTAAACACGTGGCAGGACAGCAACGTGGTCGACGTGGTCAAGTCGACAGGGCGAAAGCAGTTGATCATCGCCGGGCTGTGGACAGAGGTCTGTGTAGCGATGCCAGTCGTCCAGGCGCTGGGGGAGGGCTGGGACGTGACGGTGATCACCGATGCGTGCGGAGGCGTCTCCGTCGAGTCCCACCAGGTCGCCATCCAGCGGATGGCGTCCGCTGGCGCAAACCTCATGACGCTCATGGCGCTGTGTGGCGAATGGCAGCGCGACTGGGCGAGGACGGAACATGTTGAGGAGCTGACAGACATCATGATCCAGCACATCGGTGGGAGTGGTGTCGCCTACCTGTGGGAGCAGCAACTTCTCAGGACGCAGCCGGGCAAGGACGCGGGCTAA
- a CDS encoding LysR family transcriptional regulator produces MDIEDLRTFVEVADAGGVSAAAARLGVSKSIVSRRLARLEEELGIQLLARTTRGASLTEAGALYRDFAARACTEMEVARETILPSGELRGRLRIAAPLSFGPTHVAPVLADMARRHPALHIHASYSDRFVDIVSEGYDCAVRFGYLADSNLVARCVGPIYGSLVASPDYIKAFGAPHRPSEVTSHEALMQGTEVWHFMDGESVVVVHPRGRFKADNAVALVAAAVAGLGIAWLPDGITREHIERGSLKRLMVDHPVPPGGIYVVRPRSAHPPRKVQVLTELLSACFEARPDT; encoded by the coding sequence ATGGACATCGAGGATCTGCGTACATTTGTTGAAGTCGCTGACGCGGGTGGGGTCTCGGCTGCAGCAGCAAGGCTTGGGGTGTCGAAATCCATTGTCAGCCGGCGGCTCGCGCGCCTGGAAGAGGAGCTTGGAATTCAGCTCCTTGCCCGAACAACGCGCGGGGCCTCTCTGACAGAGGCCGGGGCCCTGTATCGCGATTTCGCCGCGCGCGCTTGTACCGAGATGGAGGTGGCGAGGGAGACCATTCTTCCCTCCGGCGAACTGCGTGGCAGGTTGCGCATCGCCGCACCGCTTTCCTTTGGTCCCACGCATGTCGCCCCGGTGCTTGCGGACATGGCGCGACGTCACCCTGCGTTGCACATCCATGCCTCCTACAGCGATCGCTTCGTCGACATCGTTTCCGAGGGATATGATTGCGCGGTGAGGTTTGGCTATCTCGCCGATTCCAATCTCGTCGCCCGCTGTGTGGGGCCGATTTACGGGAGTCTCGTGGCCAGTCCCGATTACATCAAGGCGTTCGGTGCCCCGCACAGGCCCTCGGAGGTCACGTCCCACGAAGCGCTGATGCAGGGCACCGAGGTCTGGCACTTCATGGACGGCGAGTCCGTCGTCGTGGTCCACCCCAGAGGCAGGTTCAAGGCCGACAACGCCGTGGCGCTCGTTGCAGCGGCTGTTGCAGGACTGGGCATTGCGTGGCTTCCCGATGGCATTACTCGTGAGCACATCGAGCGCGGAAGCTTGAAACGCTTGATGGTTGATCATCCAGTTCCCCCGGGCGGCATCTATGTGGTGAGGCCGAGAAGTGCCCATCCGCCACGAAAGGTGCAGGTTCTCACTGAATTGCTCTCGGCATGTTTTGAGGCGCGTCCTGACACTTGA
- a CDS encoding helix-turn-helix domain-containing protein yields the protein MEPVRHHVRRALLAHRAATAGITYSAGKSELTSGQVRSIIAVVRAKLPEGSSTAELAGACGMTPRVFLRAFRGTFAESPRQWLRSVRLEAAVDALRRDVPSLSEVATACGFSDQAHFTRVFKAETGMTPGAFRKAERAAYTDVNSGRSTEQRPTQSVVD from the coding sequence ATGGAACCCGTTCGTCACCATGTCCGCCGCGCACTGCTCGCCCACCGCGCTGCCACAGCCGGCATCACCTACTCCGCCGGAAAATCCGAACTCACATCCGGGCAGGTACGCTCCATCATTGCAGTGGTTCGCGCGAAACTGCCGGAAGGATCATCGACGGCGGAGCTCGCAGGCGCATGTGGAATGACACCGCGTGTATTTCTTCGGGCGTTCCGGGGCACGTTTGCAGAGAGCCCGCGACAATGGTTGAGGTCGGTTCGTCTTGAGGCGGCGGTAGACGCGCTAAGACGGGATGTTCCGTCGCTGTCTGAGGTCGCCACGGCATGTGGATTCAGTGATCAAGCCCACTTTACCCGAGTATTCAAGGCAGAGACTGGCATGACACCCGGTGCCTTCCGTAAGGCGGAACGCGCCGCATACACCGACGTCAATTCAGGGCGGTCCACGGAACAGCGCCCGACACAGTCCGTCGTGGACTGA